GAGCGCCGGTCCGCGGCCGAACGGCTCGCGCTGCGCAAGGCCGCGACGGGACTGCATCTTGCGGAGCTGCGCGAAGGTGTCTGGATACGTCCGGACAACCTGGACCCCGACCGCCTGCCGACGCTGCGAGCGGTGTTGGACCGCCAGTGTGTGCACTTCCACGGCGCGGCCACCGACGTGCCCGTCGAGGTGGTGAGATCGCTTTTCAACCTTGCCGATTGGGCAGCCGATGCTCGACGGCTCACCGACGCCATGCTCGACGAATTACACGTCCATGCGGTCGACACCGACGACTTCAAATATCTGTTCGGGCTTTCGATTACCGTCGTGCGGCGTCTTCAGCTCGACCCGCTGCTACCCGTCGAACTCGAACCCGACGACTGGCCGGGCCACGATCTGCGCAGCACCTACCGCCAGTTCGACGAGGCGTTCAAACGCCAACTGGCGACGCGCCGAGCAGACGTGAACTCCCCTAATTTCCGTTGAATTTGGGGGGTTTCGCGTCTGCTCGGCAACAGAGGTAAGTCAACCGCGGAGAATCGGCTTCAGCGCATCGAGCACCGCCGGGTCCTCGATGGTCGACGGCACCGGCTCGTCCTTACCGTGCGCGATGCCGCGCAACGTCTTGCGCAGGATCTTCCCCGACCGCGTCTTGGGCAGCGCCGTGACCACGTCGACCTGCCTCAGGCATGCGACCGCTCCGATCTCGTCGCGGACGAGCTGCACCAGCTCCTCGGGAAGGCCCTCGCCGGATGCACCTGCCTTGAGGACGACGAGTCCGCGCGGCACCTGGCCCTTGATCTCGTCGGCGACGCCGATCACCGCACACTCCGCGACCGACGGATGCGTCGCCAGAGCCGCCTCGATGGATCCCGTCGAAAGACGGTGTCCCGCAACGTTGATGACGTCGTCGATACGCCCCATCACGAACAGATAGCCGTCCTCGTCGAGGTAGCCGCCGTCGCCGGTCAGGTAGTAGCCGGGATGCTCGCAGAGATAGGACGCCTCGTAGCGGGCGTCGTCGCCCCAGAGCGTCGGCAGGGTGCCCGGCGGCAGCGGCAGGGCGATGCAGATCGCGCCCTCCTCGCAGGGTTCGCAGTGCGAGCCGTCGGTGTGCAGGATGCGCACGTTGTAGCCCGGCATCGGCACCGTCGGCGAACCCGCCTTGATCGGCATCGGTTCCACGCCCATCGGATTGGCGGCGATCGCCCATCCGGTCTCGGTCTGCCACCAGTGGTCGACAACCGGGATGCCCAGCTTCGCCGACGCCCATTCGTAGGTGTCGGGGTCCAGCCGCTCACCGGCCTGGAACAGGTACTTCATGCTCGACAGGTCGTAGCGTCCGATGTGGCTGCCGTCGGGGTCTTCCTTGCGGATGGCCCGAAGCGCCGTCGGCGCCGAAAACAGCGCTTTCACACCGTGTTCCGACACGACTCGCCAGAACGCGCCGGCGTCGGGGGTGCCGATCGGCTTGCCCTCGTAGAGGATCGTCGTCGCGCCGAGCATCAGCGGTGCGTACACGATGTAGGAGTGGCCGACCACCCAGCCGACGTCGGACGCCGCCCAGAACACCTCGCCCGGTGCGATGTCGTAGATGTTGCGCATGCTCCACAGCAACGCCACCGCGTGGCCGCCGTTATCGCGGACGATGCCCTTGGGCTTGCCGGTCGTGCCGGACGTGTAAAGCACGTACAACGGGTCGGTGGCGGCCACCGGCACCGGGTCGACGGGATCGGCGTCGGCGAGGTCGCTCCAGTCGACGTCCCGCTCCGGCGCCAGCTCGCAGCCGAGGTGGTCGCGCTGCACGATGACGCAGTGACGGGGCGGGTGTTCGGCCATCTCAATGGCGGCGTCGAGCATCGGCTTGTAGGCCACGGTCCGCGACGGCTCGATACCGCAGGACGCCGACACGATGACGGCGGGCTGCGCGTCGTCGATGCGCGTCGCAAGCTCATGCGCGGCGAACCCGCCGAACACCACGGAGTGCACCGCTCCCAGCCGGGCGCACGCCAGCATCGCGATCACCGCTTCGGGGATCATCGGCATGTAGATGACCACGCGGTC
The nucleotide sequence above comes from Mycolicibacterium moriokaense. Encoded proteins:
- a CDS encoding PaaX family transcriptional regulator C-terminal domain-containing protein — encoded protein: MPTASRARVADLIGDRTLSARSVLATALLGADEPHLTVGELVAVASLFGISDGATRTCLWRMVSNGELTGDDGVYALAGPLLERRERVDEAARFDDTALPWDGTWELAVVSLERRSAAERLALRKAATGLHLAELREGVWIRPDNLDPDRLPTLRAVLDRQCVHFHGAATDVPVEVVRSLFNLADWAADARRLTDAMLDELHVHAVDTDDFKYLFGLSITVVRRLQLDPLLPVELEPDDWPGHDLRSTYRQFDEAFKRQLATRRADVNSPNFR
- a CDS encoding propionyl-CoA synthetase codes for the protein MAGYRDLFDASISDPTAFWADAARDVTWTREPQQVLDDSHPPFYRWFPDGELNTCANALDRHVEAGRGDQPALIYDSPVTAMKRTYTYRELLDLTARFAGALRGLGVTKGDRVVIYMPMIPEAVIAMLACARLGAVHSVVFGGFAAHELATRIDDAQPAVIVSASCGIEPSRTVAYKPMLDAAIEMAEHPPRHCVIVQRDHLGCELAPERDVDWSDLADADPVDPVPVAATDPLYVLYTSGTTGKPKGIVRDNGGHAVALLWSMRNIYDIAPGEVFWAASDVGWVVGHSYIVYAPLMLGATTILYEGKPIGTPDAGAFWRVVSEHGVKALFSAPTALRAIRKEDPDGSHIGRYDLSSMKYLFQAGERLDPDTYEWASAKLGIPVVDHWWQTETGWAIAANPMGVEPMPIKAGSPTVPMPGYNVRILHTDGSHCEPCEEGAICIALPLPPGTLPTLWGDDARYEASYLCEHPGYYLTGDGGYLDEDGYLFVMGRIDDVINVAGHRLSTGSIEAALATHPSVAECAVIGVADEIKGQVPRGLVVLKAGASGEGLPEELVQLVRDEIGAVACLRQVDVVTALPKTRSGKILRKTLRGIAHGKDEPVPSTIEDPAVLDALKPILRG